GAGCTTGAGCTTCTTCTTCCCCGCGGACTCGTCCAGCTCCACGCGGAAGGTGGGCGTGGCGAGGACGCGGTTGTCGGGCGGAGACACCTGAGCTTCTTCGGGCACCTCACTCCTGCCGCCCGGTTTCCCCCAGTGCGCGCTGAGGTAGTAGGGGGCGTCGACGTCGCCTTGGTTGAAGAAGACAGCGACCTCTGCGCCCACCTCGGGGACGGCGAAGAAGCCCGTGTCCTTGGCGCCACCGCCGGAGGTGCCCAGAGGCCAGGC
This Myxococcus xanthus DNA region includes the following protein-coding sequences:
- a CDS encoding phage baseplate assembly protein V, which codes for AWPLGTSGGGAKDTGFFAVPEVGAEVAVFFNQGDVDAPYYLSAHWGKPGGRSEVPEEAQVSPPDNRVLATPTFRVELDESAGKKKLKLTNRKTGDCLTFDAEENTVTLEATTALTLRAVGALSLEAAQVTIAGRVVRPIAEPI